A DNA window from Polyodon spathula isolate WHYD16114869_AA chromosome 18, ASM1765450v1, whole genome shotgun sequence contains the following coding sequences:
- the LOC121330822 gene encoding beta-1,3-galactosyltransferase 2-like: MQWRRRHCCRLKMTWNAKRSLFRTHIIGLLSLVFLFAIFLLFNHQDWLPGRAGLRENPVAYTVRGFRSTKNETNQSSLRSIWKEALPAVHKTQAALNSSHLELSLQEVTGLENTLSANNSLYNEKGTGGNGSPQPYRYIINQPDKCQGNSPFLILLISAEPKQVEARNAIRQTWGNVSLTPGIRTVRLFLLGIAQDQNSYLQHSILEESRRHKDIIQQEYLDTYYNLTIKTLMGMNWVATYCPYARYVMKTDSDMFVNTEYLVQKLLRPDLPARRNYFTGYLMRGYAPNRNKDSKWHMPPELYPSERYPVFCSGTGYVFSGDLAEKIYKVSLSIRRLHLEDVYVGICLAKLRIDPVPPPNEFIFNHWRVSYSSCKYSHLITSHQFQPSDLIKYWNHLQYNKHNACINAAKEKGGRYRHRKLHWKRSH; encoded by the coding sequence ATGCAGTGGAGAAGGCGCCACTGCTGCCGATTAAAGATGACCTGGAATGCCAAGCGGTCACTTTTTCGAACACACATCATTGGCCTACTTTCTCTAGTTTTCCTATTTGCCATTTTCCTGTTATTTAACCACCAGGACTGGCTGCCTGGCAGGGCTGGGTTGAGAGAGAACCCTGTAGCCTACACTGTGCGGGGTTTCCGTTCAACCAAAAACGAAACCAATCAGAGTTCACTGAGGAGCATTTGGAAGGAAGCTCTTCCTGCAGTACACAAGACACAGGCTGCTCTCAACTCCAGCCATCTCGAGTTGTCCTTGCAAGAGGTGACTGGATTGGAGAACACCTTGAGTGCCAACAACAGCTTGTACAACGAGAAAGGGACAGGAGGCAACGGAAGCCCTCAGCCCTACCGATACATCATCAATCAGCCAGACAAATGCCAGGGCAACAGTCCCTTCTTGATACTTTTGATATCAGCTGAACCGAAACAAGTAGAAGCCAGGAATGCCATTAGGCAGACCTGGGGAAATGTCAGCTTAACTCCAGGAATACGAACTGTACGACTTTTTCTGCTAGGAATAGCACAAGACCAAAATAGCTACCTTCAGCACTCCATATTAGAGGAGAGTAGGCGCCACAAAGACATAATTCAACAGGAGTATTTGGACACTTACTACAACCTTACCATCAAAACATTAATGGGAATGAACTGGGTGGCCACATACTGCCCATATGCTCGCTACGTTATGAAGACAGACAGTGATATGTTTGTGAACACAGAATACTTGGTTCAGAAACTCTTGAGGCCAGATCTTCCCGCCAGACGCAACTACTTTACTGGTTATTTGATGAGGGGATATGCCCCGAATCGTAATAAGGATAGCAAATGGCACATGCCGCCTGAACTCTATCCCAGTGAGCGTTACCCAGTCTTCTGCTCTGGGACAGGATATGTATTCTCAGGGGACCTGGCAGAGAAGATATATAAAGTTTCTTTAAGCATCCGACGCTTGCATTTGGAGGACGTGTATGTGGGGATCTGCCTAGCCAAACTGCGCATTGACCCAGTGCCCCCACCCAATGAGTTTATCTTCAATCACTGGCGGGTCTCCTATTCAAGCTGTAAATACAGTCACCTTATTACCTCCCATCAGTTCCAGCCCAGTGATCTTATCAAATACTGGAACCACCTACAATATAATAAGCACAATGCTTGCATCAACGCAGCCAAGGAAAAAGGAGGCCGGTATCGACACAGGAAACTGCACTGGAAAAGGAGTCACTGA